tatatatatatatatactgacgaAACAGCCCTTACATTCCAAATACATTACAAAATTGGCCTCCTTTCCACTAGGCCCTGTTGAAACCCTGTTAGTAGTTTGTGATAACAGAGGAAATGTAACGTTGCCTAGCAACGCAGGCTTGAGTTTGAACGTTTTTTTTTACTAGGCCTCAGCAGGGCCGCTGAGTTCTCAAAATTCTTGAAAAGGAGGACGGAATTGCTCCAAACTTGGCACAATTGGTTCTCGGCATGAGGCCACACAACGTGCAAAGTCTTGGGCCCCTAGGAGAACATCCTAGCATGTGGGACGAGTGAGTTTGCCGTGTACTGTATATTCTTCTCAACGAAGAGCAGCGAAAGGTTTGTGAccaaaatacatacactgtatgtatatatataaatgtatatataacatAGAAAGAATGGAACACCTTCCTCCACAGAGACCACACCTTCAAATAATCAATACAACAATAAtatcaaataaatacatagataaataaatacataaataaataaaatagataataataataataataatacagtattttCTGTTAATAAATAGGGCAGGGTTGACATGAGTTTGCGGTTTCTAATCGTACAAAAAAATAACGGTACCACAATTTTAACACAACACTGATGTAGAGCTAGCGGAAGGGCCAAGTCACAGTGTCACCACAACAGGGTGACACAATCGTACCACAGCTCCATAGGGCTGACGTGTCGATGCACAaactgtgtccctgtgtcacctccaCGGTGACACAATGATGACACAACAGGTGGCACCGGTGGAAAGATACAGTGGTGCCAAATGGCATTAATGTTGGCAAGAACGGAAGGTGATGCCAGGGTGTGCCAGTCTTGTGCCCATCCGAAGGTGGTTTTCGGTTTGTGTGCCGCTTTGGGAATTAGCGTTGCGCCAGTCTTGATTGCATGGAAGACCACTTAGGACAGTGCCAGGCTATGCCAGCCTAGTGCCCCGCGAATGTCATTGGGTCATCTTTAGGATGGGTTAGTCGGGAATGAAGTATCACGGAAGACCAAGGGTCCCTGACCCTGTGGCAGCATGGCATGAATGGATACCCACCTAAGATGACACTAGAACCTGTGCAAACCTGGCATTAATAGACGACCACCCAAGATAATGCTGGTCTATGGTCCAATAACATGGAAACCCATGGACAACAAGCTTGATGGAAGACAGTCCAAAGGGGGGCCAGCTGATGCCACCTCACACGGCGATTGCACCAAAGTAGACCTGCCCTTCACTTGCTTCGAGAAAGTGGACATCTGTGGTTTCAGTGGAGAGGACATCTCCTTTCTGTAAGTGGAAGACCCCACCTTGGTAGAGGGGCTGGAGCCAGCCAGATTTAGATGCTGTCTCACAGACAGACTTGGACGAGGTGAGGATGGGCGAGCGGTCCTGGTAGGGGTCACTCATTCTGATGACGGTGTGGGTGAGGTAGATGGCCTCAGTGCAGTCGCTGCCGGCGAAGGCAACTTGGGTGTAGACGAAGTAGAGGCCCTCTTGTGGGATGACCAGAGCGTTGTCCACGAGTTTCATCCCGTTTTCCGAGAGGCTGTGTTGGGTGGAGTCCTGCCAGAGGAGCTTACCACCTTCTACCTCACCTGAGGAAGGAGCGAGAAAGAGAGGTGAGAAacggagaagggagagagaggggggaggagaagagagtggtatGGAAGGAAGAGAGGAACAGAGAGGGTggccgagaggcagagagagagagagagatgggggagagagagaggagggagagagagagagacagaaaggagggggagagatagtcCTCTTACCTATGAAGTGAGCTGCTGGCTTATTTTCCTTTCTTGCCTGGGCTCTGACTGCCTGTGGCacagagtctgtgagagagaaacCATGACAGTTATAcagcgtgcagccacctctggggtgtgatatattgtatttatacagcgcctctctattacagttatacagcgtgcagccacctctggggtgtgatcctgagtgatatattgtatttatacagcgcctctctattacagttatacagcgtgcagccacctctggggtgtgatcctgagtgatatattgtatttatacagcgcctctctattacagttatacagcgtgcagccacctctggggtgtgatcctgagtgatatattgtatttatacagcgcctctctattacagttatacagcgtgcagccacctctggggtgtgatatattgtatttatacagcgcctctctattacagttatacagcgtgcagccacctctggggtggattCCTACTCACCTAAATAAGTCTTGACAGTCAATATATCCGGCACCTTAAAGTCAtcctaaaaaatgaaaaataatttcaATTAGTTACACACCCAGCATCTTGCACTAATCCATGTCCCCACTCTGCACACCCAGCATGTTGCACTAATCCATGGCCCCACTCTGCACACCCAGCTAATCATTGTGACATTTCTTTAAAGCGGAAGTGCTAAAAATAAAACTTGTTAAACCAGATtgacagcctccccctcacacacacactactacaccatgtatacacagcacaggtacagcacgggcagcggcagtgccagcctccctctcacacacacttctacaccatgtatacacagcacaggtacagcgcgggcagtgccagcctccccctcacacacactactacaccatgtatacacagcacaggtacagcgcaggcagcggcagtgccagcctccccctcacacacactactacaccatgtatacacagcacaggtacagcgcgggcagcggcagtgccagcctccccctcacacacactactacaccatgtatacacagcacaggtacagcgcgggcagcggcagtgccagcctccccctcacacacactactacaccatgtacacacagcacaggtacagcgcgggcagcggcagtgccagcctccccctcacacactactacaccatgtatgcacagcacaggtacagcgcgggcagcggcagtgccagcctccccctcacacacactactacaccatgtatacacagcacaggtacagcgtgggcagtgccagcctcccctcacacacactactacaccatgtatacacagcacaggtacagcgcgggcagcggcagtgccagcctccccctcacatacactgctacaccatgtatacacagcacaggtacagcgcgggcagtgccagcctccccctcacacacactactacaccatgtatgcacagcacaggtacagcgcgggcagcgtcagtgccagcctccccctcacacacactactacaccatgtatacacagcacaggtacagcgcgggcagcggtagtgccagcctccccctcacacacactactacaccatgtatacacagcacaggtacagcgcgggcagcggcagtgccagcctcccctcacacacactcctacaccatgtatacacagcacaggtacagcgcgggcaatggcagtgccagcctccccctcacactcactactacaccatgtatacacagcacaggtacagcgcaggcagcggcagtgccagcctccccctcacacacactactacaccatgtatacacagcacaggtacagcgcaggcagtgccagcctcccctcacacacactactacaccatgtatacacagcacaggtacagcgcgggcagtgccagcctccccctcacacacactactacaccatgtatacacagcacaggtacagcgcaggcagcggcagtgccagaccccccctcccaccccccctcacacacactactacaccataacATGTAAACACAGCACAGGTGTCTAGCCCTAGAGGTGGGtttaaagagacacacacacaccttggcaGAGGGAGAAGGGATGATCTGGAAGTGCAGCAGTGCGAACACCACCGTCGCCCCAGCGACGAGGGCGAACGAGCACAGGCTGACCCGGCGCCAAAAGGTCGACGGAGGCTTCACCTGTCGGGCCACCAGGAGTCCGCTCTCCATCTGGGACTCTACAGAACtcatctttctctctgtgtgtaataatctctgtgtgtgtgtgaatcctGCTTGcttgctgtctctccctctcctctcctctctctgcctctggctTGAGTTAATTCTGCCGGGGCTGTGGGAGCCGCAGCATTTTAAAGGCTCCTGGCACgcccccccccaaacccgcagAATTTCCCAGTGACATCAGGTCCGGGCGGAAATTTCAAAGTAACATCACCCAGGATAGGagtatctctcgctctctctctcgctctctctctctctgtgtgtcgctctctcttgttctctcacacacccccccccccccttccttttcttCTCTTGGAAAGATCAGCTAAGGGGCTGAAGGAACAAGTTTCGAAAGAGAAACTCGGGGAAGGGGGAAGCTTAAGTCGCCGCAACGCTGGGAAAACGCCACAGAGGCGCTTCTGCTTTCAGgtggcacctctaggacttgtGCCAAAGTGGAATATGCAGaggctggcacctctaggacttgtGGCAAAGTGGAATATGCAGaggctggcacctctaggacttgtGGCAAAGTGGAATATGCAGaggctggcacctctagggctggcacggggggggggggggggatatacagagcctggcacctctagggcttgTGCCAAAGGGGTATactagagcctggcacctctaggacttgtGCCAAAGTGGAATATGCAGaggctggcacctctaggacttgtGCCAAAGTGGAATATGCAGagactggcacctctagggctggcacggtgggggggggggggggggaggatatacagagcctggcacctctagggcttgTGCCAAAGGGGTATactagagcctggcacctctaggacttgtGCCAAAGTGGAATATGCAGaggctggcacctctaggacttgtGCCAAAGTGGAATATGCAGaggctggcacctctaggacttgtGCCAAAGTGGAATATGCAGaggctggcacctctagggcaggcacagggatatacagagcctggcacctctaggacaggcacagggggatatacagagcctggcacctctaggacaggcacagggggatatatagagcctggcacctctagggcttgTGCCAAAGGGGGAtatgcagagcctggcacctctaggaaaggcacagggggatatacagagcctggcacctctagggctggcacaggggggtatacagagcctggcacggggatatacagagcctggcacctctagggctggcacagggggatatacagagcctgtcacctctagggctggcacagggggggtatacagagcctggcacctctagggctggcacagggggggtatacagagcctgacacctctaggaaaAGCAcaaggggatatacagagcctggcacctctaagactggcacaggggcatatacagagcctggcacctctagggctggcacagggggatatacagagcctgtcACCTCTAGGACTTGTGGCAAAGTGGAATATGCAGaggctggcacctctaggacttgtGGCAAAGTGGAATATGCAGaggctggcacctctagggctggcacggggggggggatatacagagcctggcacctctagggcttgTGCCAAAGGGGTATactagagcctggcacctctaggacttgtGCCGAAGTGGAATATGCAGaggctggcacctctaggacttgtGGCAAAGTGGAATATGCAGaggctggcacctctaggacttg
This region of Ascaphus truei isolate aAscTru1 unplaced genomic scaffold, aAscTru1.hap1 HAP1_SCAFFOLD_2623, whole genome shotgun sequence genomic DNA includes:
- the LOC142481415 gene encoding tumor necrosis factor-like, yielding MSSVESQMESGLLVARQVKPPSTFWRRVSLCSFALVAGATVVFALLHFQIIPSPSAKDDFKVPDILTVKTYLDSVPQAVRAQARKENKPAAHFIGEVEGGKLLWQDSTQHSLSENGMKLVDNALVIPQEGLYFVYTQVAFAGSDCTEAIYLTHTVIRMSDPYQDRSPILTSSKSVCETASKSGWLQPLYQGGVFHLQKGDVLSTETTDVHFLEASEGQVYFGAIAV